The following coding sequences are from one Triticum aestivum cultivar Chinese Spring chromosome 5A, IWGSC CS RefSeq v2.1, whole genome shotgun sequence window:
- the LOC123104443 gene encoding uncharacterized protein, which produces MFSVEIHHSGFFCGSDINRTYMDYEVDWFDNCQTDTWSLLWIDDFLLQLGYDRQASKIDVYWCEPRKTVSDGLKLLTCDADIVLMICATLEHKNLLLIVDHGDTLQSLNKDDVLTNGVKDPPKVITTKRHGKENVSYPEKEQSPREKMSRTTRRSMSFGEVCSSRNAMEEENIKDVNNSEEEGNDEDAGSEIDEEFYESDYEVAEGDDDLFDANIDKDVDDHKEKNILPDFEEELPEDALEDSHLNMSKEEKEKLKHKFSTFNPTTDLNAPVFKIGLVFADMKELRHALTAYSVRNRVKVNKLRNTSVSLEAVCKPGCTWYLKAGKDNRSSSIQIKKYVDNHTYTKEWDLRVLTAPFLTNKFREEFRDNEKMPLKKFSDKVETEYNLVPHRSKLGRARRAAVNQIRGVDDDQYNTLWDYGQELRRSNPGSQFFLCTKEVFDEKTKKVQDHFSTLYWSYDACKRGFLKGCRPIIFLDGCHIKTRYKGTLLIAVGIDPNDCIFPVAFGLCEVESTHSWEWFLASLKDDLNIMNTSPYTIMSDKQKGLINAAKKVFPHSEHRNCVRHIYQNFHKVHKGEQLKNDLWSIARSTNEAAYTRNMDLMKEHSLGAYTWVEKLEPRTWIKAFFDPFCKCDTLLNNMSEVFNSYILYAREMPIKSMLDQIMWKLTNRIVGKQREAEKWTGRLCPKIQKKLDKYVEWAKNCRVQEYGQGVFKVFSLNNTYIVDLNMLSCECKRWVLSGIPCHHAIACFRHERIEPESMVHSCYTIEEYKKCYGFNMMPMRDPQQ; this is translated from the exons ATGTTCAGTGTTGAGATCCACCATAGTGGTTTCTTTTGTGGCAGTGACATAAACAGAACATACATGGACTATGAGGTTGATTGGTTTGACAATTGTCAGACTGACACTTGGTCCTTACTCTGGATTGATGACTTTCTTCTGCAGCTGGGCTATGATAGACAAGCTTCAAAGATTGATGTTTACTGGTGTGAACCAAGAAAGACAGTTAGTGATGGCCTGAAGCTCTTGACCTGTGATGCCGACATTGTTCTTATGATTTGTGCAACATTAGAGCACAAGAACCTACTGCTGATAGTAGACCATGGTGATACCCTGCAGTCATTAAACAAAGATGATGTTCTGACAAATGGAGTGAAGGATCCACCTAAGGTTATTACTACAAAGAGGCATGGAAAAGAAAATGTCAGTTATCCAGAGAAAGAGCAGAGTCCTAGAGAGAAAATGTCAAGGACAACAAGGAGATCTATGTCATTTGGAGAAGTATGTAGCTCAAGGAATGCTATGGAGGAGGAGAATATTAAGGATGTTAACAATAGTGAAGAAGAGGGAAATGATGAGGATGCAGGGTCAGAAATAGATGAGGAGTTCTATGAGAGTGACTATGAAGTTGCAGAAGGTGATGATGATTTGTTTGACGCAAATATAGACAAAGATGTTGATGATCACAAAGAGAAGAACATATTGCCAGACTTTGAAGAAGAACTTCCAGAAGATGCTTTGGAGGACAGCCACTTAAATATGTcgaaagaagagaaagagaagCTGAAGCACAAATTCAGTACTTTCAACCCAACAACTGATCTGAATGCACCTGTGTTTAAGATTGGGTTGGTGTTTGCAGATATGAAGGAATTGAGGCATGCTCTCACTGCATACAGTGTAAGGAATAGGGTGAAAGTGAACAAGCTCCGAAATACTTCAGTATCACTAGAGGCTGTATGCAAGCCTGGTTGCACTTGGTACTTGAAGGCAGGTAAAGATAACAGGTCAAGTAGCATACAGATCAAGAAGTATGTTGACAATCACACTTACACAAAAGAATGGGACCTGAGAGTTCTGACTGCTCCTTTTCTTACTAACAAGTTCAGAGAAGAATTCAGAGACAATGAAAAAATGCCTCTGAAGAAATTTTCAGATAAGGTGGAGACAGAATATAATTTGGTTCCACACAGGAGTAAGTTGGGAAGAGCTAGGAGAGCAGCAGTGAATCAAATAAGGGGAGTAGATGATGACCAATATAATACTTTGTGGGACTATGGTCAGGAGCTTAGAAGGAGCAATCCAGGAAGCCAGTTCTTCTTGTGCACTAAGGAAGTATTTGATGAGAAGACAAAGAAGGTACAAGACCACTTTTCCACATTGTACTGGTCATATGATGCATGCAAGAGGGGATTCCTTAAGGGATGTAGACCAATCATTTTCCTGGATGGTTGTCACATTAAAACGAGATACAAGGGAACATTACTAATAGCCGTTGGAATCGATCCCAATGATTGTATCTTTCCAGTAGCATTTGGGTTATGTGAAGTGGAGTCAACCCATAGCTGGGAGTGGTTCTTAGCATCCTTAAAGGATGACCTGAACATAATGAACACCTCACCATACACCATTATGAGTGACAAGCAGAAG GGATTAATAAATGCAGCGAAAAAGGTTTTCCCTCATTCAGAACATAGAAACTGTGTTAGGCACATTTATCAAAATTTCCATAAAGTACACAAGGGAGAGCAGCTCAAGAATGATCTATGGTCTATAGCAAGGTCCACTAATGAAGCTGCATACACCAGGAACATGGATCTAATGAAAGAACACAGCTTGGGTGCCTACACCTGGGTTGAGAAATTGGAGCCAAGAACATGGATCAAAGCATTCTTTGACCCGTTTTGCAAGTGCGACACATTACTAAACAATATGTCAGAAGTGTTCAATAG TTACATTTTGTATGCGAGGGAAATGCCAATTAAGTCAATGTTGGACCAGATAATGTGGAAGCTAACAAACAGGATTGTTGGTAAGCAGAGAGAGGCAGAGAAATGGACAGGCAGATTATGTCCCAAGATACAGAAGAAATTGGACAAGTATGTGGAGTGGGCAAAGAACTGCAGGGTGCAAGAGTATGGGCAAGGTGTTTTCAAGGTTTTCTCTTTGAACAACACATACATTGTTGACCTGAACATGCTCTCTTGTGAATGCAAAAGGTGGGTACTATCTGGCATACCTTGCCATCATGCAATTGCATGTTTTAGGCATGAGAGAATTGAGCCAGAGAGCATGGTCCATTCATGCTACACTATTGAGGAATATAAGAAGTGTTATGGATTTAATATGATGCCAATGAGGGACCCACAGCAATAA